In Treponema primitia ZAS-2, a genomic segment contains:
- a CDS encoding ABC transporter substrate-binding protein, with translation MQKSIRFFLALALFGGIAAGLAAGGGKEDKNSGGVSKNLVVYSNTSEDFMSQLIPAFESKYGVKVEVISASGGELMNRLTAEKDNPIADVLIGGGKSLLQNSKDLFEPYHSPEAAFIEEVAQDPDNYFTGFEFTTHVLLVNRNVVGNIKIESYADLLQPQLAKKVVFGNAAKSNSAFSHLGQILDGFAIAEGKRYESDSGWSYVEKLLKHGIMLESSGNIHKSVADGEYGVALTWEAPSVTYMKDGAKHLEIVYPRECLYFAPSTVQIVKGGANPQNARLFVDFVISEEMQGAMGTTTSSRPVRKNAALASYFKPYSDIERIVGKNHMDYPEEWIIQNTKRIQAQFNDLMTRVLQ, from the coding sequence ATGCAGAAATCCATACGGTTTTTTTTGGCCCTTGCGCTGTTCGGAGGCATTGCGGCCGGTTTAGCGGCCGGGGGCGGCAAAGAGGACAAGAACAGCGGCGGAGTATCCAAGAATCTGGTTGTCTATTCCAATACCTCGGAAGATTTTATGAGCCAGCTGATTCCGGCCTTTGAGTCAAAGTACGGCGTTAAGGTAGAGGTTATATCCGCCAGCGGCGGAGAGCTTATGAACCGACTGACCGCAGAAAAGGATAATCCCATAGCGGATGTGCTTATAGGCGGCGGCAAGTCCCTGCTTCAGAACAGCAAGGATCTTTTTGAGCCATACCACAGCCCCGAGGCTGCCTTTATAGAAGAAGTGGCCCAGGATCCGGATAACTATTTTACGGGCTTTGAATTTACTACCCATGTGCTGCTGGTAAACCGGAATGTGGTGGGAAACATAAAGATTGAAAGCTATGCGGATCTGTTGCAGCCCCAGTTGGCCAAAAAGGTTGTTTTTGGTAACGCTGCAAAATCCAATTCCGCCTTCAGCCACCTGGGGCAAATTTTGGACGGCTTTGCCATTGCCGAGGGCAAACGGTACGAATCTGACAGCGGCTGGAGCTATGTGGAAAAGCTGTTGAAACATGGCATCATGCTGGAGAGTTCCGGTAATATCCATAAATCCGTGGCGGACGGCGAATACGGGGTAGCCCTTACCTGGGAGGCGCCATCGGTAACCTATATGAAGGACGGAGCCAAACATCTGGAAATTGTGTATCCCCGGGAATGTCTCTATTTTGCCCCCAGTACCGTTCAGATAGTCAAAGGCGGGGCAAACCCCCAAAATGCCCGGCTGTTCGTAGACTTTGTAATTTCCGAGGAGATGCAGGGCGCCATGGGGACCACCACCAGTTCCCGGCCGGTCCGTAAAAACGCCGCCCTGGCTTCCTACTTTAAACCCTACAGCGATATTGAACGGATTGTAGGCAAAAATCACATGGACTATCCCGAGGAGTGGATCATCCAGAACACCAAGAGGATTCAGGCGCAATTCAATGATCTTATGACCAGGGTTCTTCAATAG
- a CDS encoding ChbG/HpnK family deacetylase produces the protein MKLIIAADDFGFSRAFSLGLIQACKFGIARTAGLMVNMPAAEFALELRKKEMPDLCLVLHTNFVQGLPCSPPDSIPSLVDEQGRFRRSGEYKTGRYQISYPDALRETNAQIERFRDLTGEYPLHIEIHSVQSDEITAALRDAALRYGLHYIELDGQPQKGYLSAVDRLDYGDIINRGAKPEDFFEDRYGLLNSSDEIRVLHFHPGYIDQYLLDNTSLTLPRCKDLETLCDKRVRNWLEEHHLDLVDYRYLKQP, from the coding sequence ATGAAACTGATAATTGCCGCCGATGATTTTGGCTTTTCCCGGGCCTTTAGCCTTGGACTTATCCAGGCCTGCAAATTCGGCATCGCCCGGACCGCAGGGCTTATGGTAAATATGCCCGCTGCGGAATTTGCCCTGGAGCTCCGTAAAAAAGAAATGCCGGATCTGTGCCTGGTCCTGCATACCAATTTTGTACAGGGCCTTCCCTGCAGCCCCCCGGACAGCATTCCCTCCCTGGTGGATGAACAGGGACGTTTCCGCCGCTCCGGGGAGTATAAAACCGGCCGGTACCAGATTAGTTACCCCGATGCCCTGCGGGAAACAAACGCCCAGATAGAAAGGTTTCGCGATCTCACCGGGGAGTATCCCCTGCATATTGAAATTCACTCCGTTCAAAGCGATGAAATTACCGCAGCCCTCAGGGATGCTGCCCTTCGGTACGGCTTGCACTATATTGAACTGGACGGGCAGCCCCAAAAGGGCTACCTTTCCGCAGTGGATAGGCTGGACTATGGGGATATCATTAACCGTGGAGCGAAGCCAGAGGATTTTTTTGAAGACCGTTATGGCCTTTTAAACAGTTCCGACGAAATTCGGGTGCTGCATTTCCACCCCGGTTATATCGATCAGTACCTGCTGGACAATACCAGCTTAACCCTGCCCCGATGCAAGGATCTGGAAACCCTCTGTGACAAGCGGGTCCGGAATTGGCTGGAGGAACATCACCTGGATCTTGTTGATTACCGGTATCTTAAACAGCCGTGA
- a CDS encoding ABC transporter ATP-binding protein — protein sequence MDKDPPILSIKHLGKRFRLRNAGPFGQAEYLYALDDISLDLYPGETLGIIGESGCGKSTLGRCIVRLYQPEEGEIYYGGTNIAAIRGHALKEMRRDIQMVFQDPYSSLNPKKTAEEIVGESMVIHKTVTDPKQRIQEVRRYMKKVGLDEQYSIRYPHEFSGGQRQRLNIARALSLNPKILVCDEPVSALDLSIQAQILNLFKELQQEMGFSYIFISHDLSVIKYISNRIAIMYLGKLVELCEAGGIYKNPLHPYTRALLSAIPPESPFEKREKIKLQGDIPSPIGRKVGCALASRCPNAMERCKNSVPALQTVEGNHQVACFLYSP from the coding sequence ATGGATAAGGATCCACCGATTTTAAGTATTAAACACCTGGGAAAACGATTCCGGCTCCGCAACGCTGGTCCTTTTGGACAGGCCGAATACCTTTACGCCCTGGATGATATATCCCTGGATCTGTATCCCGGGGAGACCCTGGGTATTATTGGAGAATCAGGATGTGGAAAATCAACCCTGGGGCGCTGTATTGTGCGGCTCTATCAGCCTGAGGAGGGGGAAATTTACTACGGCGGAACCAATATCGCCGCCATTCGGGGCCATGCCCTGAAGGAAATGCGCCGGGACATCCAGATGGTCTTTCAGGACCCCTACTCCTCCCTGAACCCAAAGAAAACCGCCGAGGAAATTGTGGGGGAATCTATGGTGATCCACAAAACCGTAACGGACCCCAAACAGCGGATCCAGGAGGTCCGCCGGTACATGAAAAAGGTGGGCCTGGACGAACAGTATTCCATACGCTACCCCCATGAATTTTCCGGAGGCCAGCGGCAGCGCCTCAATATTGCCCGGGCCCTGTCCCTGAATCCCAAAATCCTGGTTTGCGACGAACCGGTCTCCGCCCTGGACCTTTCCATCCAGGCCCAGATCCTTAATCTTTTTAAGGAACTCCAGCAGGAAATGGGGTTTTCCTATATTTTTATCTCCCATGACCTGAGCGTTATCAAGTATATCAGCAACCGGATCGCCATCATGTATCTGGGGAAGCTTGTGGAACTCTGCGAGGCCGGGGGGATCTATAAAAACCCCCTCCATCCCTATACCAGGGCCCTTCTTTCGGCGATACCCCCGGAAAGCCCCTTCGAAAAACGGGAAAAAATCAAACTCCAGGGGGACATCCCCAGTCCCATAGGCCGCAAAGTGGGCTGCGCCCTAGCTTCCCGATGCCCCAATGCTATGGAACGCTGCAAAAACTCCGTTCCAGCCTTACAAACCGTGGAAGGAAACCACCAGGTGGCCTGCTTCCTATATAGCCCCTAG
- the rny gene encoding ribonuclease Y, with product MNWIIWIILPLAGLTLGWTIRWLYARFQLTASEQRAERIKQDAIKEADAKKKEILLEAKEQVIRDRNQLERETRERRAELQRYERRVLQKEETIDKKTAQIEKTEQVLTDKERDLQERDNALGMEEERYRAELERISGLTVDEAKALIIQDLESEAKHDAQGLINKIEQEANLSAEKKARDVLIATIQRLSTEVTGEVTVATVTLPNDEMKGRIIGREGRNIRTLETMTGVDIIIDDTPEAVVISCFDPVRREIAKIALERLITDGRIHPARIEEIVTKVTKDISQKIFEEGEKVLFDLGIHNINQEAIRTLGRLYFRTSYGQNVLYHSKEVAIIAGILAAEIGANRELAKRGALLHDIGKGIESDSDLNHAEIGMDMARKMGEDPRIINAIGSHHNDIEPSCIESVLVQIADAISAARPGARRETLDNYVKRLENLENIATGFTGVDKAFAIQAGRELRIIVNNEAVNDEESRDLAKQIAKKIENDLRYPGRIKVTIIRETRITEYAR from the coding sequence ATGAACTGGATAATTTGGATTATCCTCCCTCTTGCCGGGTTAACCTTAGGCTGGACTATAAGATGGCTGTATGCCAGATTTCAACTTACGGCATCGGAGCAACGCGCCGAACGTATAAAACAGGATGCTATAAAGGAAGCTGACGCTAAAAAGAAGGAAATACTTCTTGAAGCAAAAGAACAAGTTATACGCGATCGTAACCAGCTGGAAAGGGAGACTCGGGAACGCAGGGCAGAGCTGCAAAGATACGAGAGACGTGTCTTGCAGAAAGAAGAGACTATAGATAAAAAAACGGCCCAGATAGAGAAGACGGAACAGGTCCTGACGGATAAAGAGCGGGATTTGCAGGAACGGGATAATGCTCTGGGCATGGAAGAGGAACGGTACCGGGCAGAGCTGGAACGAATTTCCGGCCTCACGGTGGATGAAGCGAAGGCCTTGATTATCCAGGATCTGGAGAGCGAGGCTAAGCATGACGCCCAGGGGCTGATCAACAAGATCGAGCAGGAAGCCAACCTTTCCGCGGAAAAGAAGGCTCGGGATGTGCTGATCGCCACTATCCAGCGCCTGTCTACGGAAGTTACCGGCGAGGTAACCGTAGCCACCGTGACCCTTCCCAACGACGAGATGAAGGGCCGTATTATCGGGCGGGAGGGGCGGAATATCCGTACCCTGGAGACCATGACCGGGGTGGATATCATCATCGACGATACCCCGGAGGCGGTGGTTATCTCCTGCTTTGACCCGGTGCGCCGGGAAATTGCCAAGATCGCCCTGGAACGGCTCATCACCGACGGGCGTATCCATCCCGCACGGATCGAGGAAATTGTCACCAAGGTAACCAAAGACATTTCCCAGAAAATCTTCGAGGAGGGCGAAAAGGTCCTCTTTGACCTGGGTATCCACAACATCAACCAGGAAGCGATCCGCACCCTGGGGCGGCTCTATTTCCGCACCAGCTACGGCCAGAACGTGCTCTACCATTCCAAGGAAGTGGCGATTATCGCGGGCATCTTGGCCGCAGAAATCGGCGCCAACCGGGAACTAGCCAAGCGGGGGGCCCTGCTCCACGACATTGGCAAGGGTATTGAAAGCGACTCGGACCTGAACCACGCGGAAATCGGCATGGACATGGCCCGGAAGATGGGGGAGGACCCCCGGATCATCAACGCCATCGGGAGCCATCACAACGATATAGAGCCCTCCTGTATTGAATCGGTACTGGTCCAGATCGCCGATGCCATCTCCGCGGCCCGGCCCGGGGCCCGGCGGGAAACCCTGGACAACTATGTCAAGCGTCTGGAAAACCTGGAGAATATCGCCACGGGCTTTACCGGGGTGGATAAGGCATTTGCCATCCAGGCGGGAAGGGAGCTGCGGATCATCGTCAATAACGAGGCGGTGAACGACGAAGAGTCCCGGGATCTGGCCAAACAGATAGCAAAGAAAATCGAAAACGATCTGCGCTATCCGGGCAGGATCAAAGTAACGATTATCAGGGAAACCAGAATCACCGAATACGCGAGATAA
- a CDS encoding ABC transporter ATP-binding protein produces MSVAVTCEHLVKKYGDNTIIPDLSVKIREGEFFTLLGPSGCGKTTLLRMMIGFNSIEGGRILFGDRVINQVPVNKRNVGMVFQNYAIFPHMSTFQNVAFGLRNRNIPRPEIESRVDAILHTVHIEELRDRMPNRMSGGQQQRIALARAIVIEPDLLLMDEPLSNLDAKLRIETRDAIKDIQNKTGITTVYVTHDQEEALAISDRIAVMKDGVIQQVGAPQNIYGRPANRFVATFIGRSNLLEAEFDRGTVTFPDGFRVPLDTWGDELPPAGSKVLVSIRPEEFIVRGDGPGIRGTVRSKVFLGPNTHYQVETGFSPPVEVIMTSDQQGEFKTGSPVTLDFVRHKVNIFDPEGRVNFLKGVQNELE; encoded by the coding sequence ATGAGCGTAGCCGTTACCTGTGAACATCTGGTAAAAAAATACGGAGATAATACTATCATTCCCGATCTTTCGGTTAAAATACGGGAGGGTGAATTTTTCACCCTCCTGGGTCCTTCGGGTTGCGGCAAAACAACTCTGCTCAGGATGATGATAGGGTTTAATTCCATTGAGGGCGGGCGTATTCTTTTTGGCGATCGGGTCATAAACCAAGTACCGGTTAATAAACGCAATGTGGGTATGGTGTTTCAGAACTACGCCATCTTTCCCCATATGTCCACCTTTCAAAATGTTGCCTTCGGTCTGCGGAACCGGAATATCCCCCGGCCGGAAATTGAGTCCCGGGTTGATGCCATCCTGCATACCGTACATATTGAAGAGCTTCGGGATCGTATGCCCAACCGCATGAGCGGAGGCCAGCAGCAGCGCATAGCCTTGGCCCGGGCAATAGTGATAGAACCGGATCTGCTCCTGATGGATGAACCCCTTTCAAATCTGGACGCAAAGCTGCGTATAGAAACCCGGGATGCCATCAAGGATATACAGAACAAGACGGGTATTACCACTGTCTATGTTACCCATGATCAGGAAGAAGCCCTGGCTATCTCCGACCGTATTGCCGTTATGAAAGACGGGGTTATACAACAGGTCGGCGCTCCCCAGAATATATACGGCCGGCCGGCCAATCGTTTTGTAGCCACCTTTATAGGGCGCAGCAACCTGCTGGAAGCGGAGTTTGATCGGGGGACGGTTACTTTTCCTGACGGTTTCAGGGTTCCCCTGGACACCTGGGGAGACGAGCTCCCCCCCGCAGGAAGCAAGGTTCTGGTTTCCATACGTCCTGAGGAATTTATTGTCCGGGGGGATGGGCCGGGAATCCGAGGAACTGTGCGCAGCAAAGTGTTTCTGGGACCCAATACCCACTATCAGGTTGAAACCGGTTTTAGCCCCCCGGTAGAGGTGATCATGACCTCGGACCAACAGGGAGAATTTAAAACCGGCAGCCCCGTTACCCTGGATTTTGTCCGGCATAAGGTAAATATTTTTGATCCCGAAGGTAGGGTAAACTTCCTTAAGGGAGTTCAGAATGAGCTTGAGTAG
- a CDS encoding biotin--[acetyl-CoA-carboxylase] ligase produces the protein MKKLELYNPFSAPVFHLETTASTMLDARELAARGSPHGTVIMADVQEAGRGRIPSRPWKAEKGSLLFTLLLRYPGMEAIPQALTLRTGLALALAIEDFVPAFKGMTRVKWPNDLMLGSKKVAGILTEGDGKNVYIGIGVNVAQGEFPPDIRDKAVSLGLAPEARFPLLEAFLRRFHGQLEGPDSGSDSWREQLDRRLYMKGSQVRFIDGPAASGRLVEGTLQGIGPGGELLIQTGDSAEAQGFITGELDVY, from the coding sequence ATGAAGAAACTTGAGTTGTACAACCCTTTTTCCGCCCCTGTTTTTCACCTGGAGACCACGGCCAGCACCATGCTGGACGCCCGGGAACTGGCTGCCCGGGGATCACCCCACGGTACGGTGATCATGGCGGATGTTCAGGAAGCGGGCCGGGGCCGTATCCCCAGCCGTCCCTGGAAGGCTGAAAAGGGCAGCCTTCTTTTTACCTTACTTCTCCGGTATCCCGGGATGGAAGCCATACCTCAGGCACTGACCCTCAGAACCGGCCTGGCCCTGGCCTTGGCTATCGAAGATTTTGTCCCGGCCTTTAAGGGGATGACCCGGGTCAAATGGCCCAATGACCTGATGCTGGGATCGAAAAAAGTGGCGGGGATACTCACCGAGGGGGACGGCAAAAATGTATATATCGGGATTGGGGTGAATGTGGCCCAGGGGGAATTTCCTCCTGATATCAGAGATAAGGCTGTGAGTTTGGGATTGGCGCCGGAGGCCCGGTTCCCCTTGCTGGAGGCTTTTCTCCGGCGTTTCCATGGGCAACTTGAGGGGCCTGATTCAGGGAGCGATAGCTGGCGGGAACAGCTTGACCGGCGGCTGTATATGAAGGGCAGTCAGGTACGCTTCATTGACGGCCCAGCCGCTTCGGGCCGCTTGGTGGAGGGGACTCTGCAAGGCATAGGCCCCGGGGGGGAGCTTCTTATCCAAACCGGAGACTCGGCGGAAGCCCAGGGTTTTATCACCGGGGAACTGGATGTGTATTGA
- a CDS encoding ABC transporter permease: protein MSLSRRRPFDIWMIVSAGALIFFVLFLLYPLFGILKQSALDNESGELTLANFALFFSRKYYYNSLLNSLKVTSCVTLLATVLGTTLAFVMKTVKIRGRSFLDLVITLSMISPPFIGAYSWILLLGRNGALTRFLNDILGLHYQGIYGFGGILLVASLFMMPVIYLYVSGALSSMDTSLFEAAEGFGCTGFRRFTLVVIPLITPTIIAAALLAFMRSLADFGTPMLIGEGYRTMPVLIFNQYMAETGSDKNFAAAMSLILMLTTLAVFLAQKYVTDHNSYSMNAYQPIEPVKAGMLRSILAHLYCYTLIGLATIPQALIIYTAFKKTSPSGSMFVDGFSLDSFNRVFSRLGDSIRNTLVFSSAAVLIIIILGLLVSYVVVRRPSRLNTALDAFSMIPFIIPGSVLGIAISVSFRKPFVLAGTAGALILVYVIRRLPYMIRSISALLRSISMSTEEAGISLGASPLRVFTRITVPILGPGILSGSIMTWMQTTSELSASIMLYVAGTRTITVAIYTEVIRGMYGNAAALSVIFMGISVICLLVIFKITGRRELKL, encoded by the coding sequence ATGAGCTTGAGTAGACGCCGGCCCTTTGACATCTGGATGATCGTCAGCGCCGGAGCCCTGATTTTTTTTGTTTTATTTCTGCTCTATCCCCTCTTTGGTATTTTAAAACAGAGCGCCCTTGACAATGAAAGCGGGGAACTCACATTGGCTAATTTTGCCCTGTTTTTCAGCAGAAAGTATTATTACAATTCACTCCTTAACAGCCTGAAGGTTACTTCCTGCGTTACCCTGCTGGCCACGGTCCTTGGTACTACCCTGGCCTTTGTGATGAAAACCGTTAAGATCCGGGGCCGCTCTTTTTTGGATCTGGTGATTACCCTTTCCATGATCTCGCCTCCCTTTATCGGCGCCTATTCCTGGATACTTCTTTTAGGCCGCAACGGGGCGCTTACCCGGTTTTTAAACGACATTTTGGGCCTGCATTACCAGGGTATCTACGGCTTTGGGGGCATACTCCTGGTGGCCTCCCTCTTTATGATGCCCGTCATTTACCTCTACGTTTCAGGCGCCCTGTCCAGCATGGACACCTCCCTCTTTGAGGCTGCCGAAGGATTCGGCTGTACCGGTTTTCGCCGCTTTACCCTGGTGGTAATCCCCCTGATAACGCCCACCATTATTGCCGCAGCCCTCCTGGCGTTCATGCGTTCCCTCGCGGACTTTGGCACCCCCATGCTCATCGGAGAAGGGTACCGCACCATGCCGGTGCTTATTTTTAACCAGTACATGGCCGAAACGGGATCGGACAAGAATTTTGCCGCCGCCATGAGCCTTATCCTGATGCTTACCACCCTGGCGGTATTCCTGGCCCAAAAGTATGTAACCGATCACAACTCCTATTCCATGAACGCATACCAGCCCATAGAACCGGTTAAGGCCGGGATGCTCCGGAGTATCCTGGCCCATCTGTATTGCTACACCCTCATAGGACTGGCCACTATTCCCCAGGCCCTGATCATCTATACGGCTTTTAAAAAGACCTCCCCCTCGGGGTCCATGTTTGTGGATGGTTTTTCCCTGGACAGCTTTAACCGCGTGTTTTCCCGGCTGGGGGACTCCATTCGTAATACCCTGGTTTTTTCCAGCGCTGCGGTACTCATTATTATAATCCTGGGATTGTTGGTTTCCTATGTGGTGGTCCGCAGACCCAGCAGACTCAACACCGCCCTGGATGCCTTTTCCATGATACCCTTTATCATTCCCGGTTCAGTATTGGGAATAGCCATTTCAGTAAGCTTCCGCAAACCCTTTGTGCTGGCAGGCACCGCCGGCGCCCTGATCCTGGTTTATGTGATCCGCAGGCTTCCCTACATGATCCGTTCCATATCCGCCCTGTTGCGTTCCATCAGCATGAGTACCGAAGAAGCGGGAATAAGTTTAGGAGCTTCCCCCCTCAGGGTTTTTACCCGCATTACGGTGCCCATCCTGGGTCCGGGAATCCTGTCGGGTTCCATCATGACCTGGATGCAGACCACCTCTGAACTCAGTGCTTCCATCATGCTCTATGTGGCGGGAACCCGGACCATCACGGTGGCCATTTATACCGAGGTTATCCGGGGTATGTACGGCAACGCCGCCGCGCTGTCGGTGATCTTTATGGGTATTTCTGTTATCTGTCTGCTGGTCATTTTCAAAATCACCGGTAGAAGAGAACTTAAACTGTAG
- a CDS encoding TIGR00282 family metallophosphoesterase — protein sequence MDALRVIMIGDVVGNPGLDVLEKLLPSLIRDERADFVVVNGENAADGFGITNPNLSRILAAGADVVTSGNHVWEKRDFWPVLDTEERILRPLNYPAGAPGHGWVLIRKNEIPYLVINLQGRELMTPIDCPFRSFDSVIQETFGSPETLGSPETLGTQESLGTQESLKSPAIVLVDFHAESTREKEALGYYLDGRAGLVVGTHTHVQTADEKVLPGGTGYISDLGMTGVSGGIIGMDAKICLDRARTQVLYRMACAEPSADQVPELRGVIAEMDRETGKALSMRRLRVF from the coding sequence ATGGATGCACTAAGGGTAATCATGATCGGCGATGTGGTGGGCAATCCGGGGCTGGATGTTCTGGAAAAGCTGCTCCCTTCCCTTATCCGGGATGAGAGGGCAGATTTTGTGGTGGTCAACGGGGAAAACGCCGCGGATGGTTTCGGTATTACCAACCCTAATCTGAGCCGTATCCTTGCCGCCGGGGCGGATGTAGTTACTTCGGGGAACCATGTCTGGGAGAAACGGGATTTCTGGCCCGTTCTGGACACTGAAGAACGGATACTGCGGCCCCTGAATTATCCCGCCGGCGCCCCGGGCCATGGCTGGGTGCTGATCAGAAAAAACGAGATCCCCTATCTGGTGATAAATCTCCAGGGCCGGGAACTGATGACCCCCATCGACTGCCCCTTCCGCTCCTTTGACTCGGTTATCCAAGAGACCTTTGGGTCTCCAGAGACCCTTGGGTCTCCAGAGACCCTTGGGACTCAAGAGTCCCTTGGGACTCAAGAGTCCCTTAAGTCTCCCGCCATAGTACTGGTTGATTTTCACGCAGAATCCACCAGGGAAAAGGAAGCCCTGGGTTATTACCTGGACGGCAGGGCAGGCCTAGTGGTGGGTACCCATACCCATGTACAGACTGCGGATGAAAAGGTGCTCCCCGGGGGTACGGGCTACATATCGGATCTGGGTATGACCGGCGTATCAGGCGGCATAATCGGCATGGATGCTAAGATTTGCCTGGACCGGGCGCGGACCCAGGTGCTGTACCGTATGGCCTGCGCTGAACCATCGGCGGATCAGGTTCCGGAACTCCGGGGGGTGATTGCGGAAATGGACCGGGAAACCGGCAAGGCCCTTTCCATGCGGCGGCTTCGGGTTTTCTGA
- a CDS encoding GerMN domain-containing protein, producing the protein MAALKNRNKNTSPPPKKTIQFVFWTLFFIVIISLFIVSWQLIESNVKKTGLLDRLFNREAARTESPSEIPVPLEIGPGVPSPGQAEDGLPIGPTEPAPEPADEFTLTGDEAPEPQSLTETKPAAPPVTPAPPAVQSRDRALYFIRVDGDGTILRTSVNRTVTLSDSPLEDVLRLLLQGPTAAEKARGLITLIPPGTKFLRAEVRGSTVYISFSEDFQFNTYGVEGYVGQLRQVVWTATEFSNVKDVQILIEGRRVDYLGEGINIGSPLDRDAF; encoded by the coding sequence GTGGCAGCTTTAAAAAACCGGAATAAAAATACTTCTCCCCCTCCGAAAAAAACGATTCAGTTTGTTTTTTGGACCCTGTTTTTCATAGTGATTATCAGTCTTTTTATCGTCAGCTGGCAGCTTATTGAATCTAATGTAAAAAAAACCGGACTTCTGGACCGGCTCTTTAACCGGGAAGCGGCAAGGACTGAAAGCCCTTCGGAAATCCCGGTGCCCCTGGAAATTGGCCCCGGTGTACCCAGCCCCGGTCAGGCAGAAGATGGCCTGCCTATAGGCCCTACAGAACCTGCTCCCGAGCCAGCGGACGAATTTACCCTTACCGGGGATGAGGCCCCTGAGCCGCAATCGCTTACCGAAACCAAGCCTGCCGCCCCGCCTGTGACCCCGGCGCCTCCGGCCGTACAATCCCGGGACCGGGCTCTCTACTTCATCCGGGTTGACGGGGACGGGACCATCCTGCGTACTTCGGTTAACCGTACCGTAACCTTGAGCGATTCCCCTTTGGAGGATGTGTTGCGACTTCTCCTGCAGGGTCCCACAGCGGCAGAAAAAGCCCGGGGCCTTATCACCCTGATTCCCCCAGGGACCAAATTCCTCAGGGCCGAAGTACGGGGATCCACAGTCTACATCAGTTTTAGCGAGGATTTTCAGTTCAATACCTATGGAGTGGAGGGTTATGTGGGCCAGCTGCGACAGGTGGTGTGGACCGCCACGGAATTTTCCAATGTCAAGGATGTGCAGATACTCATAGAAGGCCGTCGGGTTGATTATCTGGGGGAAGGAATCAACATTGGGAGCCCCCTGGACAGGGATGCGTTCTAG
- the thrH gene encoding bifunctional phosphoserine phosphatase/homoserine phosphotransferase ThrH has product MPIVCLDLEGVLIPEIWIAFSEAAGIPELRRTTRDEPDYDKLMSFRLKLLEEHHLKLADIQKVIGTMEPLEGAAEFTRALKERTQLIILSDTFEQFAKPLMAKLGYPTLFCNTLITEADGTVTGYKLRQKDGKKHAVIAFKSINLGVFAAGDSFNDLAMIREADAGCLFRAPPAIRSDNSDIVCVDTYTDLLSQIDGFLSNPEGK; this is encoded by the coding sequence ATGCCCATTGTCTGCCTTGATCTGGAAGGGGTTCTGATCCCCGAAATTTGGATAGCCTTTTCCGAAGCTGCGGGTATTCCCGAACTGCGGCGTACCACCCGGGATGAGCCTGATTACGATAAGCTCATGTCGTTCCGGTTGAAACTCCTGGAAGAACACCATCTTAAGCTGGCAGATATCCAGAAAGTCATCGGGACCATGGAACCCCTGGAGGGGGCAGCGGAATTTACCCGGGCCCTGAAAGAACGCACCCAGCTTATCATCCTTTCGGATACCTTTGAACAGTTCGCCAAGCCCCTGATGGCAAAACTAGGCTACCCTACCCTTTTCTGCAACACCCTGATCACCGAGGCGGACGGCACCGTTACCGGGTACAAGCTCCGGCAGAAGGACGGCAAAAAGCATGCGGTTATCGCCTTCAAGTCCATTAACCTGGGGGTATTCGCCGCAGGGGATTCCTTCAACGACCTGGCAATGATCCGGGAAGCCGATGCGGGCTGCCTCTTCCGCGCCCCCCCGGCGATACGATCTGACAACAGCGATATTGTTTGTGTAGATACTTACACAGATTTACTATCCCAGATCGATGGATTTTTATCTAACCCTGAAGGCAAATGA